One Spinacia oleracea cultivar Varoflay chromosome 4, BTI_SOV_V1, whole genome shotgun sequence DNA segment encodes these proteins:
- the LOC110778852 gene encoding histone-lysine N-methyltransferase, H3 lysine-9 specific SUVH1 yields MDGVSGPSTQSQPSFDKSRVLDVKPLRTLVPMFPNPPQAPPFVCSSPFGPFPSGFTPFYPFSMGPPGSQTGGEARPQDGGGATYATPAAAVPLRSFGTPQMGAHFSNGDTGSSMEASRDLHFGDGGATPASGSKRRGASRAAPKVQSGDAAAQRKARKIANAASAGEIRKPNLTNVVGLPQAHREDGNREVVNYVIMKFDAVRRRLSQLEDSKEASTGLIKRADLKAGNILMTAGFRTNSRKRIGGVPGVEIGDIFFFRMEMCVLGLHAPSMAGIDYMTVKTEAEDEPLAVSIVSSGGYDDDAEDQDVLVYTGQGGGNYNNSGKAASDQKLERGNLALEKSSRRGNQIRVIRGIRDTSNPSLKIYVYDGLYTIQESWIEKAKSGANLFKYRMVRLPGQSPGFGIWQSILKWKESVSSRPGLILPDLTSGAESLPVSLVNDFDNEKGPPYFTYLRSVKYTKSLNLSEPTYGCNCHSACAAGDLNCSCIRKNGGDFPYTSNGVFVSRKPLIYECGPSCPCFPNCKNRVSQSGLKVRLEVFKTKDKGWGLRSWDAIRSGIFICEYAGEVIDKAKYDRDETSDYVFDTSRDFDKSFKWNYDPPLVGEDTAESTEDYDIPTPLIISAKDSGNIARFMNHSCSPTVIWQPIVYEQNGESQIHIAFYAMRHIPPMTELTFDYGISQSDTRRKRCLCGSPKCKGYFG; encoded by the coding sequence ATGGACGGTGTTTCGGGTCCGAGCACGCAATCACAACCTTCATTCGACAAATCAAGGGTTTTAGATGTGAAACCCTTGAGAACTTTGGTACCCATGTTCCCCAATCCACCACAAGCTCCCCCATTTGTGTGTTCGTCGCCATTTGGTCCTTTCCCATCTGGGTTTACCCCCTTTTACCCGTTTAGCATGGGCCCACCTGGTAGCCAAACCGGGGGCGAGGCGAGGCCTCAAGATGGTGGTGGTGCTACTTATGCCACTCCTGCTGCCGCGGTTCCGTTGAGATCTTTTGGGACTCCTCAGATGGGTGCGCATTTCTCGAATGGAGATACAGGGTCTTCCATGGAAGCGTCAAGGGATTTACATTTCGGAGATGGAGGTGCTACTCCGGCGTCAGGAAGCAAGAGACGAGGAGCTAGCAGGGCAGCTCCCAAGGTTCAGTCCGGCGATGCAGCCGCTCAGAGAAAGGCACGCAAGATTGCAAATGCTGCATCTGCTGGCGAAATACGGAAACCTAATTTGACGAATGTAGTGGGTTTGCCTCAAGCGCATAGGGAAGATGGTAATAGGGAAGTGGTTAATTATGTTATTATGAAATTTGATGCTGTCCGGAGGCGTTTAAGCCAGCTTGAGGATTCCAAGGAGGCATCAACTGGGTTGATTAAGCGTGCTGATTTGAAAGCTGGTAACATTTTGATGACAGCTGGGTTTCGGACTAATAGTAGGAAGAGAATTGGTGGAGTTCCTGGGGTTGAGATTGGTGACATTTTCTTTTTTCGTATGGAGATGTGTGTTTTAGGGTTGCATGCTCCTTCCATGGCCGGTATAGATTATATGACTGTTAAGACTGAGGCGGAAGATGAGCCACTTGCTGTAAGTATCGTGTCCTCAGGAGGATacgatgatgatgctgaagatcaAGATGTTCTGGTTTACACTGGTCAAGGTGGTGGAAATTACAATAATAGTGGTAAGGCAGCTTCTGATCAGAAGCTAGAAAGGGGAAATCTTGCTTTGGAGAAAAGTTCTCGTCGTGGGAATCAAATTAGGGTAATAAGGGGTATTAGGGATACTTCGAATCCTTCTCTTAAGATTTATGTTTATGATGGGCTTTACACTATTCAGGAGTCCTGGATTGAGAAGGCTAAATCAGGTGCCAATCTTTTCAAGTACAGAATGGTCAGGTTACCTGGGCAATCTCCAGGTTTTGGAATTTGGCAGTctattttgaaatggaaagaaAGTGTATCATCGAGGCCAGGATTGATTCTTCCTGACCTAACTTCAGGTGCTGAAAGTCTGCCTGTTTCCCTTGTTAATGATTTTGACAACGAAAAGGGGCCTCCTTACTTCACTTATCTTCGTTCAGTCAAGTATACAAAGTCACTCAACTTGTCTGAGCCTACATATGGTTGTAATTGCCATAGTGCATGTGCTGCTGGTGATCTTAATTGTTCTTGTATTCGCAAGAATGGAGGTGATTTTCCCTATACTTCAAATGGGGTGTTTGTGAGTAGAAAGCCCCTTATATATGAGTGCGGACCCTCATGTCCCTGCTTTCCTAATTGCAAGAATCGTGTGTCACAGAGTGGTCTTAAGGTGAGACTGGAAGTTTTTAAGACTAAGGATAAAGGTTGGGGCTTGCGCTCTTGGGATGCTATACGATCTGGAATTTTCATTTGTGAATATGCTGGTGAAGTTATTGACAAAGCCAAATATGATAGAGATGAAACTAGTGATTATGTTTTTGATACTAGTCGTGATTTTGATAAATCATTTAAGTGGAACTATGATCCTCCATTGGTGGGTGAGGATACAGCTGAATCTACTGAGGATTATGACATCCCTACTCCATTGATCATTAGTGCCAAAGATTCTGGTAATATTGCTCGCTTTATGAACCACAGCTGTTCTCCTACTGTTATCTGGCAGCCTATTGTCTATGAGCAGAATGGTGAATCCCAAATCCATATTGCATTCTATGCCATGCGACACATCCCTCCAATGACCGAACTCACTTTTGATTATGGTATATCCCAGTCCGATACTAGGAGGAAACGCTGCTTATGTGGTTCCCCAAAATGCAAAGGTTATTTCGGTTGA